In a genomic window of Bacteroidetes bacterium SB0662_bin_6:
- a CDS encoding succinate dehydrogenase cytochrome b subunit, protein MAPRIKHDKPGLWSALSSPIGKKVLTGVTGFAWAGFVILHMAGNLSYFGAGEAYNEYAHKLLSTGPLLYAVEIVLLICLVIHAILGVNIYLGKRRARKQGYDTYRSAGRPGLQSPSSRTMLLTGVVLLVFLVIHLKSFKFGPGIAEGYSLLVDGEPIRDLKRLVTEKFQHPIYAFGYTGVMVLLGFHLRHGVWSALQSLGAMNRRLTPLIYGIAALLAVGIAAGFIVLPLYIYFFAP, encoded by the coding sequence ATGGCGCCCCGGATTAAACACGACAAACCTGGTCTTTGGTCGGCCCTTTCCTCCCCGATCGGCAAAAAGGTGCTGACCGGGGTTACCGGCTTCGCGTGGGCGGGGTTCGTGATCCTGCACATGGCAGGAAACCTGAGTTACTTCGGTGCGGGCGAGGCATACAACGAATATGCGCACAAGTTACTGAGCACGGGGCCGCTCCTCTACGCAGTCGAGATTGTGCTCCTGATTTGCCTCGTAATTCATGCCATCCTTGGAGTAAATATCTACCTCGGCAAGCGGCGCGCCAGAAAGCAGGGCTACGACACCTACCGAAGCGCCGGGCGCCCCGGATTGCAGTCTCCGAGTTCCCGAACCATGCTCCTGACAGGTGTCGTCCTGCTTGTTTTTCTCGTGATCCACCTCAAATCGTTCAAGTTCGGCCCCGGTATCGCAGAAGGGTATAGCCTGCTGGTGGATGGTGAACCTATCCGGGATCTCAAGCGGCTGGTCACAGAGAAGTTTCAGCACCCGATCTATGCATTCGGATATACAGGCGTAATGGTTTTGCTGGGATTTCATTTGCGCCATGGAGTATGGAGCGCACTCCAGTCCCTGGGCGCCATGAACCGCCGCCTGACCCCGTTGATCTACGGGATCGCGGCCCTGCTCGCCGTCGGCATTGCCGCAGGTTTTATTGTGCTGCCCCTGTACATTTACTTTTTCGCCCCGTAA
- a CDS encoding citrate synthase (catalyzes the formation of citrate from acetyl-CoA and oxaloacetate) yields MPASAQNNVSKDPEKSKNTPAVKVQGLADVVALDSHIAFVNGKIGQLSYRGYDIRDLAQNTSYEEVFCLLHDGDLPNQARLDQAKEQLRAALVLPEGIWSILRRIPKDANPMASLRTAVSALSLFDDEADDGSPEANYRKSIRIVARVPSIIAAIDRLRKGKEPVAPRTDCSHAHNFLYMLNGERPGEMAERTFDTCLVLHAEHGLNASTFASRVIGATLSDMYSAVTGGIAALKGPLHGGANQEVMRMLLEIDCSGQRPADYIAAKLAKKERIMGFGHRVYKTMDPRAGILKDMSKGLGEEIGSLKWYEMSLEMMEIMKAEKGLYPNVDFFSASIYYALGIAIDLYTPIFALSRTAGWSAHLKEQWEDNRLIRPKAAYVGPQGKRTLPIGQRA; encoded by the coding sequence ATGCCAGCCTCTGCTCAAAACAACGTATCGAAAGACCCCGAAAAATCAAAAAATACGCCGGCAGTGAAGGTGCAGGGACTGGCTGATGTCGTTGCATTGGATTCACACATTGCTTTTGTCAACGGGAAAATTGGACAACTATCGTATCGCGGCTACGATATCCGCGATCTCGCCCAAAACACTTCCTACGAAGAAGTTTTCTGCCTTCTCCACGACGGGGACCTTCCTAATCAGGCTCGCCTCGACCAGGCGAAAGAACAATTACGGGCAGCCCTTGTCCTGCCGGAAGGCATATGGAGTATTTTACGCCGCATTCCCAAAGACGCCAATCCCATGGCGTCCCTCCGAACGGCAGTTTCTGCACTAAGTCTGTTCGACGACGAGGCCGATGACGGATCGCCTGAGGCGAACTACAGAAAATCAATCCGGATCGTTGCGCGTGTTCCTTCGATCATTGCAGCGATCGACCGGTTGCGTAAAGGAAAAGAACCGGTAGCTCCTCGCACGGATTGTTCGCATGCGCACAATTTTCTCTACATGCTTAATGGCGAAAGACCCGGAGAGATGGCCGAACGCACGTTCGACACATGCCTGGTGCTTCATGCCGAACACGGGCTGAACGCCTCTACCTTTGCCAGTCGGGTGATCGGAGCAACGCTATCGGATATGTACTCGGCGGTAACAGGCGGCATTGCCGCGCTGAAAGGTCCGCTCCACGGTGGGGCCAATCAGGAAGTCATGCGCATGTTGCTCGAAATCGACTGTTCCGGTCAACGACCCGCCGACTATATCGCGGCAAAACTTGCAAAGAAGGAACGCATCATGGGCTTCGGGCACCGTGTCTACAAAACGATGGACCCGCGCGCCGGCATTCTCAAAGACATGAGCAAAGGACTCGGTGAGGAAATCGGCTCCCTGAAATGGTATGAAATGAGCCTGGAAATGATGGAAATTATGAAGGCGGAGAAAGGCCTGTATCCCAACGTGGATTTCTTCAGCGCCTCCATCTACTACGCGCTGGGCATCGCTATCGACCTGTACACGCCCATCTTCGCATTAAGCCGAACGGCAGGCTGGAGTGCTCACCTGAAGGAACAATGGGAAGACAACAGGCTGATTCGCCCGAAGGCCGCATATGTTGGCCCACAAGGAAAACGTACACTGCCGATCGGGCAGCGCGCGTAA
- a CDS encoding aspartate aminotransferase family protein yields MSLLQERFERFMAWTSDTPLGLVIDRAQGSWLYLSDGRRIVDMISGIAVSSLGHGHPAVVEAVRKQAARHMHVMVYGEFVQRPQVDLAAFLAGRLPPSLQVTYFTNSGTEANEGALKLAKKGTGRSRMIAFEGSFHGDTHGSLSVTGRDVYQDPFRPLLPNVDILPFNHERALQAIDEQTACVITEPIQGEGGINIPEDNWMRALRARCNETGALLIFDEVQTGFGRTGTLFAFEQFGVIPDILTIAKAFGGGMPLGAFISSADRFQALRRDPPLSHVTTFGGHPVSCAAALAALQVIVDEELPVRARAIEKRVRQRLHHPLIVEVRGRGAMLGMQLRDTDLTARTVRRCLEEGVLLGWTLYSDCLVRIAPPLTIPFDVLDGACDTIIRALDTVEQDTQA; encoded by the coding sequence ATGTCATTGCTGCAGGAACGATTCGAACGATTCATGGCGTGGACAAGCGATACGCCGCTCGGGCTCGTCATAGACCGGGCACAGGGATCCTGGTTATACCTCTCCGATGGGCGTCGCATCGTCGATATGATCAGCGGTATTGCCGTTTCTTCGCTGGGGCACGGACATCCGGCGGTCGTCGAGGCTGTCCGGAAGCAAGCTGCCCGCCATATGCATGTCATGGTCTACGGCGAATTCGTGCAGCGCCCGCAGGTGGATCTGGCTGCATTTCTGGCCGGACGCCTACCCCCTTCTCTTCAGGTAACCTATTTCACAAACTCCGGAACAGAGGCCAATGAAGGCGCCCTGAAGCTGGCAAAAAAAGGAACGGGACGGTCAAGGATGATCGCTTTCGAGGGGTCGTTCCACGGGGACACGCACGGTTCCCTGTCCGTGACTGGTCGAGACGTGTACCAGGATCCCTTTCGTCCGCTGTTGCCCAATGTGGACATACTCCCCTTCAACCACGAGCGCGCCCTGCAGGCCATCGACGAACAAACGGCCTGCGTGATCACAGAGCCGATTCAGGGGGAAGGCGGCATCAACATACCGGAGGACAACTGGATGCGGGCCCTGCGAGCGCGCTGCAACGAAACCGGCGCCCTGCTGATCTTCGACGAGGTGCAAACAGGATTCGGACGCACCGGAACGCTTTTTGCGTTCGAGCAGTTCGGCGTCATTCCCGACATTCTGACGATTGCCAAAGCCTTCGGCGGCGGCATGCCGCTTGGGGCATTCATTTCCAGCGCGGACCGCTTTCAGGCGCTGCGGCGGGACCCCCCACTGAGTCATGTAACCACATTCGGAGGACATCCGGTATCCTGCGCCGCCGCACTGGCCGCCCTGCAGGTGATCGTCGACGAGGAACTTCCCGTTCGGGCCCGCGCCATAGAAAAACGGGTTCGTCAGCGTTTGCACCATCCGTTGATCGTCGAAGTGCGGGGACGGGGCGCTATGCTGGGAATGCAACTTCGCGATACAGACCTGACCGCCCGGACCGTGCGTCGGTGCCTCGAAGAAGGTGTGCTGCTCGGATGGACGCTTTACTCGGACTGCCTGGTGCGCATTGCCCCTCCGCTTACGATCCCCTTCGACGTACTCGACGGAGCTTGTGATACGATTATCCGGGCGCTGGACACAGTGGAGCAGGATACGCAGGCATGA
- a CDS encoding acyl-CoA carboxylase subunit beta has translation MDDREKRRADLERRREEARLGGGAARIAQQHERGKLTARERLDILLDDGSFQETGVFVRHQVQDFGLDEHRPYGDGVVTGFGTIDGRLVYVYSQDFTVFGGSLGLAHARKITRLINLALENGAPVIGLNDSGGARIQEGVDSLGGYAEIFLLNTMASGVVPQLSAVLGPCAGGAVYSPAITDFVFMAKNTSYMFVTGPNVVKTVTQEEVTAEELGGARTHTEKSGVAHMACENEVECLHRIRDLFGFIPQNCEDAPPFVPTDDPPDRMDEALNDMVPEHPNKPYDMLEVIRALVDERNFFEIHAEFAPNLLVGFARLGGQSIGVVANNPAALAGVLDMDASVKGARFVRFCDAFNIPLLVLEDVPGFMPGTDQEWGGIIRHGAKLLYAFCEATVPKITVITRKAYGGAYDVMNSKHIRGDLNFAWPTAEIAVMGPKGAVEIIYKRQLAEADDPAAAEEDFIRHYRDTFANPYIAAGQGYIDDIIFPAETRSRLVRGFDMLRNKVARNPRKKHGNIPL, from the coding sequence ATGGACGATCGCGAAAAGAGGCGTGCCGATCTCGAGAGACGCCGCGAAGAGGCTCGTCTTGGTGGGGGAGCGGCGCGTATTGCACAGCAACACGAACGGGGGAAATTGACCGCCCGGGAGCGGCTCGATATTCTTCTGGACGACGGGTCTTTTCAGGAAACAGGTGTGTTCGTACGGCATCAGGTGCAGGATTTCGGGCTTGACGAGCACCGCCCGTACGGCGACGGCGTGGTTACGGGTTTTGGCACGATCGACGGTCGTCTTGTCTATGTCTATAGTCAGGATTTCACCGTATTCGGGGGGTCGCTCGGGCTTGCCCATGCCCGCAAGATCACCCGTCTTATAAACCTGGCGCTGGAGAATGGGGCGCCTGTCATCGGGTTGAATGATTCCGGGGGCGCCCGCATACAGGAAGGTGTCGATTCGCTCGGCGGCTATGCGGAGATTTTTCTTCTGAATACCATGGCTTCCGGCGTAGTGCCGCAGCTATCCGCAGTGCTTGGTCCATGCGCAGGCGGTGCGGTGTACAGTCCGGCCATTACGGACTTTGTCTTTATGGCGAAGAACACGAGTTATATGTTCGTGACCGGCCCCAATGTGGTAAAGACGGTAACCCAGGAAGAAGTGACTGCCGAGGAATTGGGAGGTGCCCGCACCCATACCGAAAAGAGCGGGGTCGCCCACATGGCCTGCGAGAACGAGGTGGAGTGCCTGCACCGGATACGCGATCTGTTTGGTTTTATCCCGCAGAATTGCGAGGATGCTCCTCCTTTCGTCCCCACCGACGATCCGCCGGATCGCATGGACGAAGCGCTCAACGATATGGTGCCGGAGCATCCGAACAAGCCCTACGATATGCTGGAAGTGATCCGGGCGCTTGTGGACGAGCGCAATTTCTTCGAGATCCATGCCGAGTTTGCGCCGAATCTCCTTGTAGGGTTTGCCCGTCTCGGCGGTCAGTCTATAGGCGTGGTTGCGAACAATCCCGCTGCGCTGGCAGGGGTGCTGGACATGGACGCATCGGTCAAAGGTGCGCGTTTCGTGCGGTTTTGCGATGCCTTCAATATCCCATTGCTCGTCCTGGAGGACGTTCCCGGATTTATGCCGGGAACCGATCAGGAATGGGGGGGCATTATCCGGCATGGCGCCAAGCTTCTTTATGCATTCTGTGAAGCCACCGTGCCCAAAATAACCGTCATCACCCGCAAGGCGTACGGGGGCGCCTACGATGTGATGAACTCGAAACACATCCGGGGAGACCTCAACTTTGCCTGGCCTACTGCGGAAATCGCCGTAATGGGGCCGAAGGGGGCCGTTGAAATCATCTACAAGCGTCAACTGGCCGAGGCGGACGATCCCGCGGCGGCGGAAGAAGATTTTATCCGGCACTACCGGGATACGTTCGCGAATCCCTATATCGCTGCCGGACAAGGGTACATCGATGACATTATTTTTCCCGCTGAAACGCGGTCTCGACTTGTCCGGGGGTTCGATATGCTACGGAACAAGGTGGCCCGTAATCCCCGGAAAAAGCACGGGAATATTCCCTTGTAG
- a CDS encoding DUF814 domain-containing protein, with protein MIANYHTLRALIAEWQTSLIGCTLEDAWSQERDELSLAFSAPGTTRTVRIGVRLPLLFIVCADGYARARRNVATLFEPAIGRRMETLRIADRDRMIFLGLSGGMTFHIPLFGPHANVFLVADDRILTAFRNDAALAGSAPPAPRPAPDPDTCTAFEASWRPKGGSIVRTVCRAYPLFDRTLGIETITRAGLDPQGTDDVPPGDLQALFRTVETVRRALLAPAPRIYRDEKGAPIFSLIALEHARHLQEETFDTVSKAVQEGVRRSLAHHRFRELFDPMDKALERAAKRYARRVRHMKEELSRESRAGRYETWGHLLTAQAHDIPRGAEEASLEDLFAEGKRVTVPLDPALSGMENAQVFYDRARRTRVARETAENRLAETEKDAQKVQDLLDALHATESLRALRTFRKEQADRLARFLPDAEQENKRIPFRRFRLPEGYEVWVGRNARQNDELTFRHAQKYDLWMHARGVSGVHAVLRLPHRNAAPGNAIVRQAASIAAWFSKARGSNLVPVMVTERKYVRKAKGTPPGAVTVERETVVLVEPGLPDSAS; from the coding sequence ATGATTGCGAATTACCATACGCTGCGGGCACTGATTGCGGAATGGCAAACTTCGCTGATCGGGTGTACGCTCGAAGACGCCTGGTCGCAGGAACGGGACGAACTCTCGCTGGCATTTAGCGCCCCGGGGACCACCCGAACCGTCCGTATCGGTGTCCGGCTTCCTCTTCTTTTCATCGTTTGCGCCGACGGGTACGCCCGCGCCCGCCGCAATGTCGCTACGCTGTTCGAGCCGGCCATCGGCAGAAGGATGGAAACCCTGCGGATCGCTGACCGGGATCGCATGATCTTTCTCGGGCTCTCCGGCGGCATGACCTTTCATATTCCGTTGTTCGGCCCGCATGCCAATGTATTCCTCGTGGCGGATGACCGCATCCTGACTGCTTTTCGGAACGATGCCGCGCTCGCAGGATCCGCCCCTCCCGCACCGCGTCCGGCGCCCGACCCCGATACCTGTACGGCATTCGAAGCAAGCTGGCGCCCGAAGGGCGGCTCCATCGTCCGGACGGTTTGCCGGGCGTATCCGTTGTTCGATCGTACCCTCGGCATTGAGACGATCACCCGCGCCGGGTTGGATCCGCAGGGAACGGACGATGTGCCTCCCGGCGATCTGCAGGCGCTTTTCCGAACCGTGGAAACAGTGCGCCGGGCTCTCCTCGCCCCGGCTCCCCGCATATACCGGGACGAAAAGGGCGCCCCGATTTTCTCGCTCATTGCCCTCGAACACGCTCGCCATCTCCAGGAAGAAACGTTCGACACGGTCAGCAAGGCCGTTCAGGAAGGAGTACGCCGATCCCTGGCGCATCATCGCTTCCGGGAACTGTTCGACCCTATGGACAAGGCGCTCGAACGTGCAGCGAAGCGATACGCCCGGCGGGTACGACACATGAAGGAAGAATTGTCCCGGGAAAGCCGCGCCGGTCGTTACGAGACCTGGGGGCATCTGCTGACGGCCCAGGCGCACGATATCCCTCGAGGCGCCGAGGAAGCATCCCTCGAAGACCTGTTCGCGGAAGGAAAAAGGGTAACCGTGCCTCTTGACCCTGCCCTTTCGGGTATGGAAAACGCACAGGTATTTTACGACCGGGCGCGGCGCACGCGCGTTGCGCGCGAAACCGCCGAAAATCGCCTGGCGGAGACAGAAAAAGACGCACAGAAAGTCCAGGACCTGCTGGATGCGCTGCATGCCACGGAAAGCCTGCGGGCCTTGCGCACCTTCCGCAAGGAACAGGCTGACCGGCTGGCCCGCTTCCTGCCCGATGCGGAACAGGAAAACAAACGAATACCTTTTCGAAGATTCCGCCTGCCGGAAGGATATGAGGTCTGGGTAGGCCGCAATGCCCGTCAGAATGACGAACTGACGTTTCGTCACGCGCAAAAATACGACCTCTGGATGCATGCCCGCGGCGTATCGGGCGTACACGCCGTGCTCCGGCTGCCCCATCGCAATGCGGCGCCCGGAAACGCTATCGTGCGGCAAGCGGCATCCATCGCCGCCTGGTTCAGCAAGGCCCGGGGAAGCAACCTTGTGCCGGTGATGGTCACCGAACGCAAATACGTGCGCAAAGCGAAAGGAACGCCGCCCGGCGCCGTAACGGTGGAACGTGAAACCGTAGTCCTTGTGGAACCCGGCCTTCCGGACAGTGCGTCGTAA
- a CDS encoding undecaprenyl-diphosphate phosphatase yields MTWWEAALLGLIQGITEFLPVSSSGHLVLVQHLLGLEIDNITFEVFVHFGTVLSIATVYRVRILEIVRGVWEGVHRPGRIGAQYRSNRDFRFAIFILLSMIPGGVMYILFREPLEAAFSAPHLTAGMLLVTGALLLLTRIRPHPAGDISAWKSIVTGVAQGLAMIPGISRSGATICAALYQNVRPAQAVAFSFLMSVPVITGATGIEAIRIAQAGDITNLLPILLGTLVAYASGVWAIRTVIHFVKQGNLAWFAYYCFLVGGLGLWWWL; encoded by the coding sequence ATGACCTGGTGGGAGGCAGCGCTTCTCGGTCTCATTCAGGGAATAACGGAATTTCTCCCCGTTTCTTCCTCGGGACATCTTGTGCTCGTCCAGCACTTGCTTGGTCTGGAGATCGATAACATTACCTTCGAAGTGTTCGTGCATTTCGGCACGGTCCTGAGTATTGCCACGGTATACCGCGTCCGCATCCTTGAAATAGTGCGCGGGGTATGGGAGGGGGTACATCGGCCCGGCCGCATCGGCGCACAGTACCGCAGCAACAGGGATTTTCGATTTGCGATCTTCATCCTCCTGTCCATGATCCCCGGCGGGGTAATGTATATACTTTTCAGAGAGCCTCTGGAAGCCGCTTTTTCGGCGCCGCATCTCACCGCCGGTATGCTTCTCGTTACAGGCGCTCTGCTGCTGCTCACCCGCATTCGCCCGCACCCCGCAGGGGATATATCCGCATGGAAATCCATCGTGACGGGAGTGGCGCAGGGGCTGGCGATGATTCCCGGTATTTCCCGTTCGGGAGCGACGATCTGCGCTGCACTGTACCAGAACGTACGACCCGCACAGGCGGTCGCCTTTTCGTTCCTTATGTCGGTGCCGGTCATTACAGGCGCAACGGGTATCGAGGCAATACGGATTGCGCAGGCCGGAGACATCACGAATCTGCTGCCGATTCTTTTGGGTACACTTGTTGCGTATGCATCCGGCGTATGGGCAATCAGGACGGTAATCCATTTCGTGAAGCAGGGAAACCTGGCCTGGTTCGCCTATTATTGCTTCCTTGTGGGCGGTTTGGGGCTGTGGTGGTGGTTGTAA
- a CDS encoding succinate dehydrogenase/fumarate reductase iron-sulfur subunit, with amino-acid sequence MTIHLKVWRQSGPDAKGKLVDYTLENLNEDMSFLEALDVLNEELIKKGEDPVEFDNDCREGICGSCGLMVGGIAHGPMKATAVCQLHMRHYKDGDTIVVEPFRAAAFPIIKDLVVDRSAFDRIIAAGGYVSVDTGGAPDANSLPIPKEHVDEAFDFATCIGCGACVASCPNASASLFTGAKVAHLAHLPQGQVERKERVVRMVDQMKAEGFGDCSNHGECEAVCPKQISIAAIAKMRREYLRALFG; translated from the coding sequence ATGACCATACACTTGAAAGTCTGGCGGCAGTCCGGCCCGGATGCAAAGGGAAAACTGGTCGATTACACGCTCGAGAACCTGAACGAGGATATGTCCTTCCTCGAGGCGCTTGACGTATTGAACGAGGAACTCATCAAAAAGGGCGAAGACCCGGTCGAGTTCGACAACGATTGCCGCGAGGGTATTTGCGGCTCCTGCGGCCTTATGGTGGGGGGTATCGCGCATGGCCCCATGAAGGCTACGGCCGTGTGCCAGTTGCATATGCGGCACTACAAGGACGGAGACACGATTGTCGTCGAACCCTTCCGCGCCGCCGCTTTTCCCATCATCAAGGATCTGGTGGTGGATCGCAGCGCATTCGACCGCATTATTGCAGCGGGCGGCTACGTCTCCGTCGATACGGGGGGAGCACCGGATGCAAACAGCCTTCCCATTCCGAAGGAACATGTGGACGAGGCGTTCGATTTCGCCACATGCATCGGTTGCGGGGCCTGCGTCGCCTCATGTCCGAATGCATCCGCCTCCTTGTTCACGGGCGCAAAAGTAGCCCACCTTGCACACCTCCCCCAGGGTCAGGTCGAACGCAAGGAGCGGGTTGTGCGCATGGTAGACCAGATGAAAGCCGAGGGATTCGGAGATTGCTCGAATCACGGGGAATGTGAGGCCGTGTGTCCGAAGCAAATTTCCATCGCCGCTATTGCAAAGATGCGGCGCGAGTACCTGCGCGCTCTTTTCGGGTAG
- a CDS encoding fumarate reductase/succinate dehydrogenase flavoprotein subunit translates to MNLEAHVPPGPLAEKWQNYLDRAKLVNPANKRKHDILVVGTGLAGGSAAATLAELGYNVKVFCIQDSARRAHSIAAQGGINAAKNYPNDGDTVWRLFYDTIKGGDYRAREANVHRLAAVSNHIIDQCVAQGVPFAREYGGLLDNRSFGGAQVSRTFYARGQTGQQLLLGAYQALERQIRTGGVKMFPRREMLELVVVDGQARGIIVRNLVTGELERHAGDAVLLCTGGYGNVYFLSTNAKNSNVTAAWRCHRKGAFFANPCYTQIHPTCIPVSGQYQSKLTLMSESLRNDGRVWVPRKAGDARPPENIPEEERDYFLERRYPGFGNLVPRDVASRAAKVVCDDGFGVGATRQAVYLDFENAIGRLGESGVRERYGNLFEMYERITGENPYGVPMRIYPAVHYTMGGLWVDYRLMSTIPGLFVLGEANFSDHGANRLGASALMQGLADGYFVISSTLGDYIASGGGSGKVDVSEAPFDEASGAAEDRIKRLLHVDGGKTVTEFHRELGQIMWDYVGMSRNRKGLQHAMDAIADLRAEYWENVSVPGRKDTLNKNLEFAGRVADFLELGELMARDALHRDESCGAHFREEYQTEEGEALRRDEEYTYVAAWEFTGDTASPVLHKETLSFEVVDLSTRSYK, encoded by the coding sequence ATGAATCTGGAAGCCCACGTTCCGCCCGGCCCCCTTGCAGAGAAGTGGCAGAACTATCTCGACAGGGCGAAGCTCGTCAATCCGGCAAACAAACGGAAGCATGATATCCTTGTGGTAGGTACGGGGCTGGCCGGAGGCTCCGCCGCAGCCACGCTGGCCGAGCTCGGATATAATGTCAAAGTGTTCTGTATCCAGGATTCGGCCCGCCGCGCTCATTCGATCGCGGCGCAGGGCGGCATTAACGCCGCCAAGAATTATCCGAACGACGGGGACACCGTCTGGCGTCTGTTTTACGACACGATCAAGGGGGGAGACTATCGTGCCCGCGAGGCAAATGTGCACCGTCTTGCCGCCGTCAGTAACCATATCATTGACCAGTGCGTTGCGCAGGGCGTCCCGTTCGCGCGGGAATACGGCGGCCTGCTTGACAATCGCTCCTTTGGCGGGGCCCAGGTGTCGCGTACGTTCTATGCCAGAGGCCAGACCGGCCAGCAACTGCTGCTGGGCGCTTACCAGGCGCTCGAACGGCAGATCCGGACCGGCGGGGTAAAGATGTTTCCTCGCAGGGAAATGCTCGAACTCGTAGTCGTGGACGGTCAGGCGCGGGGTATTATTGTCCGCAATCTCGTAACCGGTGAGCTGGAACGCCATGCCGGCGACGCCGTGCTGCTATGCACAGGAGGCTACGGCAACGTGTATTTTCTTTCCACGAACGCCAAAAATTCCAACGTCACTGCAGCATGGCGATGCCACCGGAAAGGCGCCTTTTTCGCCAATCCGTGTTACACCCAGATTCACCCGACCTGTATTCCCGTGTCGGGGCAGTACCAATCCAAACTGACGCTCATGAGCGAAAGCCTGCGCAATGACGGCAGGGTCTGGGTGCCCCGGAAAGCCGGCGATGCCCGCCCCCCTGAAAACATCCCGGAAGAGGAACGTGACTACTTCCTGGAGCGCCGGTATCCCGGTTTCGGCAATCTTGTCCCCCGGGATGTGGCATCGCGCGCCGCCAAAGTGGTATGCGACGATGGATTCGGCGTAGGTGCTACGAGGCAGGCTGTCTATCTGGATTTTGAGAATGCGATCGGGCGTCTCGGGGAATCCGGAGTGAGAGAACGGTACGGGAATCTTTTCGAAATGTACGAGCGCATCACGGGTGAAAATCCGTACGGGGTTCCGATGCGGATCTATCCCGCCGTACACTACACGATGGGCGGCCTGTGGGTCGATTACCGCCTCATGAGCACGATCCCGGGGCTGTTCGTGCTGGGAGAAGCCAATTTTTCCGACCACGGTGCAAACCGGTTGGGGGCCAGCGCACTCATGCAGGGCCTTGCCGACGGGTATTTTGTCATTTCTTCGACGCTGGGAGACTACATTGCCTCCGGCGGCGGCAGTGGCAAGGTGGATGTTTCGGAGGCGCCGTTCGACGAGGCATCCGGCGCGGCGGAGGACCGTATCAAACGCCTGCTCCATGTCGATGGAGGCAAAACGGTCACGGAATTTCACAGGGAACTTGGACAGATCATGTGGGACTACGTAGGTATGTCCCGAAACCGGAAGGGACTCCAGCACGCCATGGACGCCATTGCAGATCTGCGCGCCGAATACTGGGAAAACGTATCCGTGCCCGGTCGCAAAGACACCTTGAACAAGAACCTCGAATTTGCAGGCCGCGTAGCGGACTTTCTCGAACTGGGAGAACTCATGGCCCGGGACGCTCTGCACAGAGACGAATCGTGCGGCGCTCATTTCCGTGAGGAATATCAAACGGAAGAAGGCGAGGCGCTGCGCCGGGACGAAGAGTATACCTACGTGGCCGCATGGGAATTCACGGGAGATACGGCATCTCCGGTACTGCACAAGGAAACGCTATCTTTTGAGGTGGTCGATTTGTCCACGAGGAGCTACAAATAA